AACGCTTCTACAGCTAACATAGTAATTACAATTACTGGTATAAACGATGATATTATAGCAGTAGATGATACTGATAGTGTTACAGAAGGTGCAACAGTTAAAAGAGGATACGACTCTACTTATTCATTAGATTATGATGATACAGATGTAGACACAGCGAATACTTACTTAACACATCAAATTACTGCAATAAGATTAGGAGATACTGAGGGAGCTGGAACAGCTGGAACAATAGGAGATCCACTAGAAGGCACTTATGGAAAACTTACTGTTTTTGCAGACGGTTCATATACCTATCAAGCAAATAATGACATTGAAGTATCAGGTTCAAGATTAATTAGTGGCCAAACGGTTACTGATACCTTTAATTACACAGTTTCAGATACAGACGGTGACACAGATATTGCAGTTTTAACAATTACAATTAATGGAACAAATGAGCCTCCGAAAGCAAGAGATGACTATGATCAAATTACTGTTGGTGGGCCTTCAATCTCAAAAAACTCAACAAATGGTACTACTTCGAATGATAATGATGTTGAGGGATCGAGTTTAACTGTAAATGGAGTTAAAACAGGAACAGAGGAGGGATCTGGAACTGAAGGGACTGTTGGATCATCATTAACAGGAACTTATGGAACTTTAATATTAAATTCAGATGGAAGCTATACATATGAATTAGATCCAAACAGTGAAGATTTAAAAAAACTACCAGCTGGTGAATACATTTATGAAACGTTTACTTACACAATTACAGATGACACAGGTCAAACTGATACTGCAGAAATTAAAATTCGTATTAATGGAGTTAATGATGCTCCAGAAGCTGTAGATGATAAAGAAACATTAGACCTAGATACAAATACAGAATTAGAGCATTTTGACGATGAAAATAAATACTTAAAATATAATGATATTGATCATGACCGTTTCGATAATATTACACTGAACTCTATAAGAACTGGAAAATCAAGTGAGACTGGATCAACAATTTCTTTTGGTACTGAATATACAACTAACTACGGCAGAATAACTTTTTATAATGATGGAGGTTACAACTTTATATCTAATTCTGGTTTAAGAGATACCTTAAAACCAGGAGAAAAATTATATGAATATTTTACTTATACAATTAGTGATATAAGCGGTCTTACAGCAAGCGCACAGTTTACAATTGAAATATTTGGAACCACAAACTATCCAGGTGCAGTTTTAGATGATGGATTTAGATCATTAGTTCAAAGAGCATCCTTAAATGAATTAGATCCTTATCTTTTGCCAGATAGAGAACCTCTACCATTTACAAATTTTTATGAAGGACAATTTAAAATATTAAGATTTAATGAAGCTTTAAAACTAATTGATCTTCGAGCTCAATTTATAGATAAAGATGGAAACTATACTACATTTTCTGAGGGTAACCCCGAGGATACTTTGGTTCTACAGTTTTCAGTATTTAATGATCCAGGTGTTAAACTTGTAAAATACAAAGGTGAGATGAAAGATGGTAGTGAATTACCAAGTTGGATAAAAGTAAATCCAAAAACAGGTGTTGTTGTTGCTGAAATTCCATTTGATGTAGATTTATTAGAATTTAAAGTAATCGGAATTGATGAAAAGAATAATGAATATGAAATTGCAGTTCTAATTGATGCTAGTCAATTAAGACAAAATAGAGAACTTGCAAGAGAGTTTGCAGGTGAAATTGAAGAAAGAATTTCAGTCAATCAAGATGGAAATGTAGAAATTCAATCTGATGAGGAACAAACAAATAATGAAACAGAAAATAAATCAATAAATGGCAACGATGCAAAATTAAAATCTAAAAAATTAATTGAAAAAATTGTAAAAGGTGAAGTTTTAAAACCAAAACCTTATATTAGAGATAATAAATATATTATTGATTTACCTGATGAAATTAAATCAAATCTTGAAAAAGGAATTGCTGTTTTAAGAAATGGAGACAAAATTCCTAAATGGGTAAAAGTTGATACAGATAAGGGTGAATTAATTTTAAATCCTCCAAAAAATTTAAAACATTTAAATCTTTCAATTATTTCAATTGATGCAGATGGAAATAAAATTAAAAACGATATCAAAGGAAAGATTAATAAACGTTCTGCCGAAAGGTTTGCAAAGCAAATTGAAATTAAAGAGCAAACAAGATTTGTATCTTTAACTGAGCAAGTTGGTGTTGAGGCAAATATTCAAGATGATTATGGTTCTGATATCATAAACCGTCTATAGCCTCTAAATCGTTCATATTGGGTTTAATATTTATAATTCGTGACGTTTTGACAGTACAAAAACTCAAAATGGGCAATGGTAAAGGTTTAAATTTTCAATATTCGTTTAGAACTTTAAATAAATGGACAAAAAAAGTAAAAATATAAGAAGTCAAAAGATTTTTATTGAGCCTTTAGAGCAAAGAATAATGCTTGATGGAGCAGGTGCTTCTACATTTTTAGATTTAATTGATGAGAGAAATCAACAAGAAATAAAAAAAAATTCCAAAAATAAAGATATATATAAAGAGGGAACCCAATCTAACACTGAAATCCCTTTTACAACTGTTGCTAGAGAGGCAAGAAACGACAGAAAAAATATTGTTTTTATTGATAGCCAGGTAAAAGATTACAGAGAAATAACTAAATCCTTTAGAGAAAACACAGAAGTATATTTAATTAGTTCTAATGAAGATGGATTTAAGAGAATTAATCAAATTTTACAGGATAGAGAAAATATTAATGCCCTTCATTTAATTGGTCATGGTTCTGCAGGACAAATTTTATTTGGAAATGCATTTTTAAATAATGAAACAATAGATAATTACAAATCAACCCTTTCATCAATTGGTCAATCATTAACTGATAAAGGAGATATTCTCTTTTATGGATGTAATGTTGCATCAACAGATCAAGGTCAATTATTAATTAAAAAAATTTCAGAAATTACAAAAGCCGATATTGCAGCATCAGATGATATTACAGGTAAAGGCGGAGATTGGGAATTAGAAAAACAGTTTGGTTTAATTAGTGAGGAAGAACTTAAAGTTAAAAATTATAACCATGCCCTTGGATCATTATCTACAACTGGAGTTCTTTCTGGCTCAGGAGTTACTCATATTGATAGCAATGTTACAATGATGAATTCTGGCAATGTTGGACTTGGTGCTTCAGGAGCTTATGCAACAGTTGGTTCTGATTTTGGTTTGGCCGTAGAAGAATTAAATGTTTCTGTTTCTAGTGGAGACTTAATTTCGAATGTTGACGTTGATTCAACATATATTTGGAATGACGATAACAATACTGGAAATGCTGAATTGCAAAATGGAGCTAATCAAAATGCCTCAAGTAATATTACAGTAAATTCGTATCTAATGTTTCTTGTAGATAACCTAAATAAAAGAACAAGTACTTCAGCTGGAGAAGTTGTTTTTGACGGTGAAATAGTTGGAATATTTTTTGATCAAGCAAAAACTCGAGCAGAAAATGTTGATGGTAACACATATCATAGCAGTAGTTTAATTTATGCAATGAGTGGTAGCGGGGGTGGTAGTAATTCTGCAGATAGCGACGGTGGTAGAATGCCAGAGGGTAAAAAACCGAGCTCTGGTATGACTAACTTCTTTAATTCTACTCAGTCCCATGGTTCAGGTGGTGTTGCGGATAGTAGCAATGGTTCTGATTGGGTTTCTGTTTCAAATCATGGAAGTGGAACAAATAATCTTTTACAATTTGGAGCGCAAAATGCGAATTCTTCCGCTGGAGATTATATAAGAATTCTTGTTATACCAAACGCAACAAACACTGCACCTGCTGCAGCAGATAACATTGGAACCGTAAAAGAAGATGCAACGTTAACTGTTTCAAACGGAGCTACTTCAAATAGTATTACAGGTGCTTCTTTTGTTGATAGTTTTGATCTTTCTTCTCAAGAGTCTAACCCTCAAGGGGTAGCTTTTAATGAAGATGGTACAAAAATGTTTATTGTTGGAAGAGATGGAGATGAGGTTAATGAATATACTTTATCTACTGGGTATGATGTTTCCACTGCCTCTTATGATAGCAACTTTAGTGTTGCTTCCCAAGACACTATTCCGCAAGACATAGTTTTTAACGCTGACGGTACAAAAATGTTTATTTTGGGAGAGGGAAATGGCGCAGTTTATGCATACAATCTCTCTACAGGCTTTGATGTATCCACCGCATCATTTATTAACAACTTTAGTGTTGCCTCTCAAGAAAATTCCCCTCAAGGATTAGCATTTAATAATGATGGCACGAAAATGTTTATTACAGGAGGTGGTGGAAGAGATGTTAATGAATATACTTTGGCTAGCGCGTTTAATACAGCAACGGCATCTTTTGTCGATAGTTTTGATATTAGTTCTCAAGATACTTTACCCAATGGTTTAGTATTTAACAGCGATGGAACTAAAATGTTTGTTACTGGCAATCAAGGTAATGATATTAACGAATATACGCTCTCTACTGGTTTCGATGTATCCACTGCTTCCTTTGTTGGAAACATTAGCGTCTCTTCGCAAGATACTACTCCGGGGGGTATAAAATTTAATAACGATGGTACTAAATTATTTATGGTGGGAGTTGCTGGTGCAGATATTAATGAATACACTCTTACTACTCCTTTCAGTTTAGTAAATATATCAGGTGAACATGACGGTGATGTTTTATTAGATGATACAGATGCAGATAGTGATACTTTAACAGTCACTCAAATAGCCGTAACTGGAGAGTCTAATTCATCTGTTTCAAGCAGTAGTTCATATAACTCAAGTGGAACATCAAAAACTGGTACTTATGGTACTTTAAGAATAGGTGCTGATGGATCATATGATTATGTAGCAGATCAAGCTGCTGCTGATGTATTAGATCCTGGTGCTGTTGTAACGGATAGTTTTACTTACACAGTCTCAGATGGAAATGGTGGAACTGATACAGCAACTTTAATAATCACTGTCGTAGGTGTGAATGATGATCCAGTAGGTGTTGCTGACACAGACTCAGTTGCAACAAGTAATACAGTTACAGATGCAACAAATAGTGCTGGAACAGTTATATCAGATGATACTGATGCTGATGCAAGTTCTTCTTTAACAGTAACAGCTATTCAGCATAGCGGAGCGGGTAGCGCAACTTCTGTTTCTGCAGGCACAACTAGAGCAGATGGTGCATCAAGTAGTGGTACTTATGGTACCTTAACAATTGGTGCAGACGGCTCTTATTCTTATGTTGCAGGATCAAGCGCTGGAACAGATGAATTTACTTATACAGTTTCTGATGGAACAGCAACAACAATTACAACTTTAACAATTACAGTTGGAGCCAGTAATAACGCTCCTTCAGCAGTTGCAGATACAGATAGTGTAAATGAAGACGCAACAGTTACCCAAAGTTCTGGTTCAGGTTTATTAAGTGCAGATGATACCGATGGTGATGGTGATAGTTTAACAGTAACACAAATTAAAAAGGATGGTGGTACCAACTCAGCTGTATCTGGTGGAAGTTCTTATAATTCAAGCGGAACCTCTGTTACAGGAACTTATGGAACATTAACTGTTGGAGCTGATGGAACATATACATATGTTGCAGATCAAGCAGCTGCTGATGCTTTAGATGCAAGTGATATTGTTACAGACGTATTTACTTATACTATTTCAGACGGTAATGGTGGAACTGATACTGCAAACTTAACCGTTACAGTTACTGGAGTTAACGATGCGCCAGTTGCTCAAAATGATACAGGAACTGTAAATGAAGATGCCACACTAAATGTTTCTAACGATGCTACAAGCGTTACCGGAGTTTCTCAAGATACTGGTTCACCTTACTCACTTAGCGCAGGTACAGCACGTTCCGTAGCATTTAATCATGATGGTACTAAAATGTTTGTTGTTCATGCTCCCGGCACAGCAACAATCTCTGAACATGCTTTAACAACTGCTTTTGATATAAATACTGCTTCTCAAAGCACTACATATGATATTTCTTCTCACATAAGTGAACCACGTGGTATCAGATTTAATAGTGATGGTACTAAACTTTATATAATCAGTAGTGCAGGTGGTAATAAAAAGATTCATGAATATTCTTTATCTACAGCTTATGATGTATCTTCGTTACCAACTCCTTCTTCAACAGTAATTAGCAGCCAAGACGGTGGTCCTAGAGGTTTTACTTTTAATACTGATGGAACTAAAATGTTTTTACTTGGAGACACCAACCACCATGTTTATGAATATTCTCTATCAACAGCTTTTGATACCACAACAATATCATACACAAGTAGAAGTTTAGATTTTAGTTCAAGAGAAGTTACACCAAGAGGTATTTCATTTAATCCAACAGGTTCAAAATTATTTATTACAGGTCAAAGTAGTGATGAAATTTTAGAATACGATCTTAGTACTGGTTTTAACTTATCTACTGCAACATTTAATGGTGCATTTGATGTGGGTAGCTTTGCTAATAAACCTAATGATATTGTATTTAATAATGATGGAAGTAAAGCATTTTTAGCTCGAGCAAATTCAAATGCAGTCTTATCTTTTTCACTTTCAAGTCCATACAGTTTTGTTGATATAACAGGTGAACACACTGGAGATGTAATAGATACAAGTTCAAGTTCTAATTCAGATTCTGATGCAGATGCAAGCTCATCTTTAACAATTTCAGCAATAAGAGCAGGCTCAAGTGAAGGAAATGGAAACCCAGGTTCAGTTGGATCTGCCTTAGATGGAACCTATGGTCAATTAACAATCAATGCTAACGGTTCTTATTCATATGTTGCAAATAAAGATGCAGCCGACGCACTTGACCCAGGTGATATAGTTACAGACAGTTTTAACTATACAGTCTCTGATGGAACAGCTACAGATATAGGCGTTATTACTATAACGGTAGTAGGTGTAAATGATGCTCCAACAGCATCAAACAATACTATTACAACTAATGAAGATACAAACCATGTATTTTCAACAAGTGAATTCAATTTTAGTGATACTGATGATAGCGGAAGTTTAAATAAAATTAAAATTACATCTTTAGAAAATAATGGTGCGTTACAATATTATAATGGATCTTCATGGGTTGATGTGACTTTAAACCAAGAAATTACAGCTCTCGATATTTCAAATGGATACTTAAGATTTAAGCCCGATTCTAATGAAAATGGAAGTTCATATACTTCATTTGGATTTCAAGTAAATGATGGAACTGCTTATAGCTCATCTAAGACTATGACTGTCAATGTAACTGCAGTAAATGATACGCCAACAGCAACTGATGATACTGCAAGTGTAACAGACGGATCTAGCGTTACAGTATCAAATGCATCAAGCGGTGTAATTGATGATAATGATACAGATCCTGACAGCTCAGATACATTAGTAATAACAAATATTTCTCACACAAATGGAAATAGTAGCAATGTTACATCCGCAACAACATATTCTAATGGAACATCAATAGCTGGAACATATGGAACGTTAACAATTGGAGCAGATGGAACATATACCTACACTCCAAATGGCTCTTTGGATACTGGTGAGTCCGGTAATGATGTGTTTACCTACACAGTTTCAGATGGATCAGCCACAGATACAGCAACTATTACAATTTCGGTTACAGGTGCAAACGATGCCCCAGCTGCATCAAACGATAGTAACACAATCGATATATCTACAAACTCAACTTTAACAGTTACAGATGGTTCCATTAAGGACGTATTAACCAATGATACCGATGCTGATACCAACGATACTATTAGTGTAACAGAAATTAGAACAGGTGCCTTAGAGGGAGCAGGAACTTCAGGCGTAGTTGGATCTTCACTTACTGGAACATATGGAACATTAATAATAAACTCAAATGGAAGTTATACTTACATTGTTAATACTGGACTAGATGATACTTTAAATAAAGGTCAAATTGTATTTGAATATTTCAATTACACTGTATCAGATGGAACTACAACTGACACAGGCTCTATAGTTATTAAACTTCAAAATGGTGGACAGGTCGTTAAAGAAATTAGAGAAAAAAAAGCTGAAAGATTAATTAAGAGGGAAAGTAAAAGAAATGAAAAATCAAATAAATCAAATTTTAATTTACCAAAAATTGAAAGTAATTTTGAATTAAATTTAAATCAAATTGATCTTCCAAAACAAAATAAAAAAGCAGATTTTTCACAAGGTCTTAAATTAACTGATCTTGTTGCAGAAACTAACTCAATTGAAGTTAAAGAAAAATTAAAAGACGTACCAGATGTTTTTGCAGATAAAGTAAAAGTTAAAGTTAAAAATGATAGTTTAAATCTTAAATTTAAAATTTTTAATGAATCAGGTTTTGATATTATTAAATACGAAGGAGTAATGAAAGATGGATCACCTTTACCTGATTGGATCAAGGTAGATCCAAAGACAGGAGCTACCAAAACCAATATTCCTGATGGCGTGGAAAATGTAGAAATTATAATTATTGCAACAGATAGTCAAAATGAGAGAAGAGAAATAAGTGTTAAAATTGATCCAGAACAAATTCTAAATGATAAGCAAATAATAAAACGAGCAAAAAAACAAAATGCAAGTATAAGTGTTGATGAAAGTGGCAATGTAAACTTGATTAAAAATAATCAAGATGGATCAGTAAATCAAAATTCTACAAGTATTTTAAATTTTAATAATAAATCAGATATTTTAGATATCCTTCAATCAAAAAGATCTGATACTCTTTATACTTTAAAACCAAAAATTATTGATACAAATTTGGTTATAAATTTGCCAAGTGAACTATCACAAAAATTTGAAAGATCTAAACTTGTATTAAAAGATGGTTCTGAAATACCTGAGTGGTTAAGTTACGATCCTAACTCAGGAAAAATAATTGCAGAACCGCCAGAAGATATTTCCAAATTAGACTTAAAACTTATTATCGAAAGAGATGGTGAAATAATTGTTAAAGATTTATCTATTGAATTTGGTGATGATGATACTGCGCGAATTGACGAGTTAAATAACGAAAAAATCGACAATAAATTTGTAAGTTTAAAAGACCAATTAGATAAACAGTTTACTAGTTGGGATGATTATGGTTCAAACGTTATTAATAGATTATAAATAACACAATAAAATCATGAAAAAATTTCTTTTTACAATCTTAATTTCTTATTTATTCTTAAATTTTACTCATGCAGAAGAGATTAGAGAGGCCAGAGCTTTAGTAACTGCAACCGAAAAAGTATCAATATCAAGTGAATTAGCAGCGAGAGTTGAAAATATTAATTTTCTGTTAGGAGATCCTTTTAAAAAAGGTGACGTTTTAATTAGTTTTGATTGCAAAATCTATAAAGCTCAAAAAGAAGTAATCCAGGCAAATTATGATAGTGCAAATATTCAATTAAAAAATGATAAAGAATTATTGGAGATGAGATCAATTGGAAAACTCCAATATCAACTATCAGAATCTGCACTTAAAAAAGCAAAAGCTGAATTAAATATTGCAAAACTAAATGTAGATAGATGCGAAATTGTAGCTCCATACAACGGAAAAGTTATGGATGTTTATACAAGTATTTTTTCTACCATAGAGCAAAGACAGCCCTTAATGGATATTGTTGGAGATGGTTTGTTAGAGGCTGAAATAGTTGTTCCTAGTAATTGGTTGAGATGGTTAAAAAAGGGTCACGAGGTAAAAATTTTAATTGATGAAACAGGTGAAACTTTAGATGCAAAAGTAATTAGTCTTGGAGCAACAGTTGATGCAGTTAGTCAAACAATAGAATTGAAAGCTCAATTTAATGAAAAATATGAGTCTTTAATTCCAGGAATGAGTGGGATTGTTAAGTTTTGAGCGAAGATAAAAATATTAAAATAGCAAGATTAATTGGTTTAGAAAAAAAAACTCGTGAAGCTAAAACACAGGACGAATTAAATTTTGTTGTAGCAAATGAAACAAGACAAATCATCGATTATATTAATTCATTTCTGTTATTAAAAGCTCCAACAGATAAGTTTCAAGTAAAAGCAACTTCAGATCTTGCAACAGTTGATAGAACTGCTCCATTAATTACGTTTATTGAAAATATTATAAATGAATCAGGGCACA
The Candidatus Pelagibacter sp. RS40 DNA segment above includes these coding regions:
- a CDS encoding VCBS domain-containing protein; the encoded protein is MDKKSKNIRSQKIFIEPLEQRIMLDGAGASTFLDLIDERNQQEIKKNSKNKDIYKEGTQSNTEIPFTTVAREARNDRKNIVFIDSQVKDYREITKSFRENTEVYLISSNEDGFKRINQILQDRENINALHLIGHGSAGQILFGNAFLNNETIDNYKSTLSSIGQSLTDKGDILFYGCNVASTDQGQLLIKKISEITKADIAASDDITGKGGDWELEKQFGLISEEELKVKNYNHALGSLSTTGVLSGSGVTHIDSNVTMMNSGNVGLGASGAYATVGSDFGLAVEELNVSVSSGDLISNVDVDSTYIWNDDNNTGNAELQNGANQNASSNITVNSYLMFLVDNLNKRTSTSAGEVVFDGEIVGIFFDQAKTRAENVDGNTYHSSSLIYAMSGSGGGSNSADSDGGRMPEGKKPSSGMTNFFNSTQSHGSGGVADSSNGSDWVSVSNHGSGTNNLLQFGAQNANSSAGDYIRILVIPNATNTAPAAADNIGTVKEDATLTVSNGATSNSITGASFVDSFDLSSQESNPQGVAFNEDGTKMFIVGRDGDEVNEYTLSTGYDVSTASYDSNFSVASQDTIPQDIVFNADGTKMFILGEGNGAVYAYNLSTGFDVSTASFINNFSVASQENSPQGLAFNNDGTKMFITGGGGRDVNEYTLASAFNTATASFVDSFDISSQDTLPNGLVFNSDGTKMFVTGNQGNDINEYTLSTGFDVSTASFVGNISVSSQDTTPGGIKFNNDGTKLFMVGVAGADINEYTLTTPFSLVNISGEHDGDVLLDDTDADSDTLTVTQIAVTGESNSSVSSSSSYNSSGTSKTGTYGTLRIGADGSYDYVADQAAADVLDPGAVVTDSFTYTVSDGNGGTDTATLIITVVGVNDDPVGVADTDSVATSNTVTDATNSAGTVISDDTDADASSSLTVTAIQHSGAGSATSVSAGTTRADGASSSGTYGTLTIGADGSYSYVAGSSAGTDEFTYTVSDGTATTITTLTITVGASNNAPSAVADTDSVNEDATVTQSSGSGLLSADDTDGDGDSLTVTQIKKDGGTNSAVSGGSSYNSSGTSVTGTYGTLTVGADGTYTYVADQAAADALDASDIVTDVFTYTISDGNGGTDTANLTVTVTGVNDAPVAQNDTGTVNEDATLNVSNDATSVTGVSQDTGSPYSLSAGTARSVAFNHDGTKMFVVHAPGTATISEHALTTAFDINTASQSTTYDISSHISEPRGIRFNSDGTKLYIISSAGGNKKIHEYSLSTAYDVSSLPTPSSTVISSQDGGPRGFTFNTDGTKMFLLGDTNHHVYEYSLSTAFDTTTISYTSRSLDFSSREVTPRGISFNPTGSKLFITGQSSDEILEYDLSTGFNLSTATFNGAFDVGSFANKPNDIVFNNDGSKAFLARANSNAVLSFSLSSPYSFVDITGEHTGDVIDTSSSSNSDSDADASSSLTISAIRAGSSEGNGNPGSVGSALDGTYGQLTINANGSYSYVANKDAADALDPGDIVTDSFNYTVSDGTATDIGVITITVVGVNDAPTASNNTITTNEDTNHVFSTSEFNFSDTDDSGSLNKIKITSLENNGALQYYNGSSWVDVTLNQEITALDISNGYLRFKPDSNENGSSYTSFGFQVNDGTAYSSSKTMTVNVTAVNDTPTATDDTASVTDGSSVTVSNASSGVIDDNDTDPDSSDTLVITNISHTNGNSSNVTSATTYSNGTSIAGTYGTLTIGADGTYTYTPNGSLDTGESGNDVFTYTVSDGSATDTATITISVTGANDAPAASNDSNTIDISTNSTLTVTDGSIKDVLTNDTDADTNDTISVTEIRTGALEGAGTSGVVGSSLTGTYGTLIINSNGSYTYIVNTGLDDTLNKGQIVFEYFNYTVSDGTTTDTGSIVIKLQNGGQVVKEIREKKAERLIKRESKRNEKSNKSNFNLPKIESNFELNLNQIDLPKQNKKADFSQGLKLTDLVAETNSIEVKEKLKDVPDVFADKVKVKVKNDSLNLKFKIFNESGFDIIKYEGVMKDGSPLPDWIKVDPKTGATKTNIPDGVENVEIIIIATDSQNERREISVKIDPEQILNDKQIIKRAKKQNASISVDESGNVNLIKNNQDGSVNQNSTSILNFNNKSDILDILQSKRSDTLYTLKPKIIDTNLVINLPSELSQKFERSKLVLKDGSEIPEWLSYDPNSGKIIAEPPEDISKLDLKLIIERDGEIIVKDLSIEFGDDDTARIDELNNEKIDNKFVSLKDQLDKQFTSWDDYGSNVINRL
- a CDS encoding efflux RND transporter periplasmic adaptor subunit, producing MKKFLFTILISYLFLNFTHAEEIREARALVTATEKVSISSELAARVENINFLLGDPFKKGDVLISFDCKIYKAQKEVIQANYDSANIQLKNDKELLEMRSIGKLQYQLSESALKKAKAELNIAKLNVDRCEIVAPYNGKVMDVYTSIFSTIEQRQPLMDIVGDGLLEAEIVVPSNWLRWLKKGHEVKILIDETGETLDAKVISLGATVDAVSQTIELKAQFNEKYESLIPGMSGIVKF